From the genome of Desmodus rotundus isolate HL8 chromosome 2, HLdesRot8A.1, whole genome shotgun sequence, one region includes:
- the TIGIT gene encoding T-cell immunoreceptor with Ig and ITIM domains isoform X2 has protein sequence MQWCLLLIWAQGLRQAAVLASVTQVDWKQQDQMLAIHHANMGWHIHPAFRERVAPGPNLDLTLRSLTTNDTGEYYCIYYTFPDGMYKGRLFLEVLQNSGAEQGAGFQILLLGVILLVVICTAVTAAVALTRKRKFLRIRSAGSGIRRVPPEQEEWGPSVLSSPGSCVQAEAAPAGDDYAEPHDYFNVLSYRSLGDISFPAETG, from the exons ATGCAGTGGTGCCTCCTGCTGATCTGGGCCCAGGGGCTGAGGCAGGCTGCTGTGCTGGCTTCAG TGACTCAGGTGGACTGGAAGCAGCAGGACCAAATGCTGGCCATTCACCATGCTAACATGGGATGGCACATCCACCCAGCCTTCAGGGAGCGAGTGGCCCCCGGCCCCAACCTGGACCTCACTCTCAGGTCGCTGACCACGAACGACACAGGGGAGTACTACTGCATCTACTACACCTTCCCTGATGGCATGTACAAAGGGAGACTCTTTCTGGAGGTCCTGCAAAACTCAG GGGCTGAGCAAGGCGCTGGCTTCCAGATCCTATTGCTTGGAGTCATATTGCTGGTGGTCATCTGCACAGCGGTCACAGCGGCAGTCGCATTGACCAGAAAG aggaAATTTCTTCGAATTCGTTCTGCGGGAAGTGGCATCCGGAGAGTGCCGCCTGAACAGGAAGAATGGGGTCCCAGCGTCCTGTCATCCCCTGGAAGCTGTGTGCAGGCAGAAGCCGCACCTGCTGGAGACGACTATGCTGAGCCACACGACTACTTCAACGTCCTGAGTTACAGAAGCCTCGGGGACATCAGCTTCCCAGCAGAGACTGGTTAG
- the TIGIT gene encoding T-cell immunoreceptor with Ig and ITIM domains isoform X1, with protein sequence MQWCLLLIWAQGLRQAAVLASGAVTGTIITTRDISAEEGGSVTLQCHLSSTTATVTQVDWKQQDQMLAIHHANMGWHIHPAFRERVAPGPNLDLTLRSLTTNDTGEYYCIYYTFPDGMYKGRLFLEVLQNSGAEQGAGFQILLLGVILLVVICTAVTAAVALTRKRKFLRIRSAGSGIRRVPPEQEEWGPSVLSSPGSCVQAEAAPAGDDYAEPHDYFNVLSYRSLGDISFPAETG encoded by the exons ATGCAGTGGTGCCTCCTGCTGATCTGGGCCCAGGGGCTGAGGCAGGCTGCTGTGCTGGCTTCAG GAGCTGTGACAGGCACAATAATAACCACAAGGGATATTTCTGCAGAGGAAGGAGGCTCTGTCACCTTACAGTGTCACCTTTCCTCTACCACTGCCACAGTGACTCAGGTGGACTGGAAGCAGCAGGACCAAATGCTGGCCATTCACCATGCTAACATGGGATGGCACATCCACCCAGCCTTCAGGGAGCGAGTGGCCCCCGGCCCCAACCTGGACCTCACTCTCAGGTCGCTGACCACGAACGACACAGGGGAGTACTACTGCATCTACTACACCTTCCCTGATGGCATGTACAAAGGGAGACTCTTTCTGGAGGTCCTGCAAAACTCAG GGGCTGAGCAAGGCGCTGGCTTCCAGATCCTATTGCTTGGAGTCATATTGCTGGTGGTCATCTGCACAGCGGTCACAGCGGCAGTCGCATTGACCAGAAAG aggaAATTTCTTCGAATTCGTTCTGCGGGAAGTGGCATCCGGAGAGTGCCGCCTGAACAGGAAGAATGGGGTCCCAGCGTCCTGTCATCCCCTGGAAGCTGTGTGCAGGCAGAAGCCGCACCTGCTGGAGACGACTATGCTGAGCCACACGACTACTTCAACGTCCTGAGTTACAGAAGCCTCGGGGACATCAGCTTCCCAGCAGAGACTGGTTAG